In a single window of the Papaver somniferum cultivar HN1 chromosome 8, ASM357369v1, whole genome shotgun sequence genome:
- the LOC113302154 gene encoding protein GRAVITROPIC IN THE LIGHT 1-like, with amino-acid sequence MEQERVNPAPNVSGLVRSFTKAIKFRGSGINQDDRINKVRMKLSSEDEEKARIKASMDALLAKLFASISSIKAAYAQLQVYQSPYDSEGIQSVDEILIDELIRLSEMKQIFLKKQIDPSPQVTILLAEIQEQQGLIKTYDIMRRQLETQIKVKDSDINFLKEKLEESEKLNRSLEKRLKSSRVALSVSDDLHFSGLNPNHFVTVLRQTVKSVRSFVKLMICEMKSSGWDLSAAAKSFEPDVVYSRSNHVCFAFEAFVCRMMFDGFQFSNFSHPSRHKTSKKPHQFFKQFIETKSMKPNELLSKFPKFGKFCHEKYLVLVHPKMELSLFGDLNQRNTVNTGGYPDTRFFTEFIEMAKWVWVLHRLAFAFEPEAMIFQMRNRCRFSDVYMESVAEDAFLMEDGSLILDPRVGFTVVPGFKIGKTVIHCQVYPCPG; translated from the coding sequence ATGGAACAAGAAAGAGTTAATCCTGCGCCGAATGTTAGTGGCTTAGTTCGTTCGTTCACGAAGGCTATTAAATTCCGGGGGTCTGGGATTAACCAGGATGATCGGATTAATAAGGTACGTATGAAACTTTCATCCGAAGATGAAGAGAAAGCACGGATTAAAGCTTCAATGGATGCTTTGTTAGCTAAGCTTTTCGCAAGTATTTCTTCTATTAAAGCTGCTTATGCTCAGTTACAAGTATATCAGTCTCCGTATGATTCAGAAGGAATTCAGTCAGTTGATGAGATTTTAATCGATGAGTTGATACGTTTATCGGAAATGAAACAAATCTTTTTGAAGAAACAGATCGATCCGTCTCCTCAGGTTACGATATTATTGGCTGAGATTCAAGAGCAACAGGGTTTAATAAAGACTTACGATATTATGAGGAGACAGTTAGAGACTCAGATTAAGGTTAAGGATTCTGATATTAATTTTTTGAAGGAGAAACTTGAAGAATCTGAAAAACTGAATAGATCTCTTGAAAAGAGATTGAAATCTAGCCGAGTAGCACTTTCTGTCTCTGATGATCTTCACTTTTCAGGGTTGAATCCAAATCATTTTGTTACAGTTTTGAGACAAACAGTAAAATCAGTTCGAAGTTTTGTCAAGCTAATGATTTGTGAAATGAAATCTTCAGGGTGGGATTTAAGTGCCGCAGCTAAATCTTTCGAGCCCGATGTTGTTTACTCGAGATCCAATCATGTTTGCTTTGCATTCGAAGCTTTTGTTTGCCGAATGATGTTTGATGGATTCCAGTTTAGTAATTTCTCACATCCAAGTCGACATAAGACTAGCAAGAAGCCTCATCAGTTCTTCAAGCAATTCATAGAAACAAAATCAATGAAACCAAACGAATTACTCAGTAAATTTCCCAAGTTTGGGAAGTTCTGCCATGAAAAGTACCTTGTTTTAGTACACCCAAAGATGGAGTTGTCACTGTTTGGTGACTTAAATCAGAGAAATACTGTGAACACTGGTGGTTACCCGGACACTCGTTTCTTTACGGAGTTTATTGAAATGGCAAAATGGGTGTGGGTTCTTCATCGTTTAGCGTTTGCCTTCGAACCCGAAGcaatgatctttcagatgagaaaCAGATGTAGATTTTCTGATGTTTATATGGAGAGTGTAGCTGAAGATGCTTTCTTGATGGAAGATGGGTCTCTTATATTGGATCCTCGAGTCGGGTTTACAGTTGTTCCTGGCTTTAAGATTGGTAAAACAGTTATACATTGTCAGGTATATCCATGTCCTGGGTGA
- the LOC113305800 gene encoding uncharacterized protein LOC113305800 translates to MGSTESEYSFICSNALEIRFDNTEIRFNTLERQLFHRLVIDMHKFTFISKVMIGFWILLEEQGFYYVIRNILGSDNSTVEAVFTESAICFSFMAFTWGSQQMNNGDEPFLAQVIDKPPKRKFFYIYREFLLRRLDIIMNHVISAIFDEIVTEELENSMVHCQKCNQGGFPISAQLAPCPYLWPFNPLANPHGTGEQCASSKNKRSMFCTFSKGYPLKRMEIIDFFNSVWGPVVENVVLEHSPRGGNPEFCRIIFKHVSVISSILNGETKAKFIVNGKDLWVLLYV, encoded by the coding sequence ATGGGGAGCACGGAAAGTGAATACAGTTTCATCTGTTCTAATGCATTAGAAATCCGTTTCGACAATACTGAAATCCGATTCAACACACTGGAGCGGCAGTTATTTCATCGTCTGGTGATCGATATGCACAAGTTCACTTTCATATCGAAAGTAATGATTGGATTTTGGATCTTACTCGAAGAACAAGGATTTTACTACGTCATTAGAAATATACTGGGCAGTGATAATTCAACTGTCGAAGCAGTTTTCACCGAATCCGCTATATGTTTCTCTTTTATGGCTTTTACTTGGGGTTCACAACAAATGAATAACGGCGATGAGCCATTTCTAGCGCAAGTAATCGATAAACCCCCAAAACGTAAGTTCTTTTACATTTACCGTGAATTCTTGTTGCGTCGCTTGGATATTATTATGAATCATGTCATTTCTGCAATATTTGACGAAATCGTCACGGAAGAATTGGAGAATTCCATGGTTCATTGTCAAAAATGCAACCAAGGTGGATTTCCTATATCTGCTCAACTCGCACCTTGTCCATATTTATGGCCTTTCAATCCATTAGCAAATCCGCATGGAACTGGCGAGCAGTGTGCATCTTCTAAGAATAAGAGATCCATGTTCTGTACATTCTCCAAGGGATATCCACTGAAGCGCATGGAGATTATTGATTTCTTTAACTCGGTTTGGGGTCCTGTGGTTGAAAACGTTGTGTTGGAACATTCCCCCCGTGGAGGCAACCCGGAGTTCTGTCGCATTATATTTAAACATGTCTCAGTTATTTCAAGCATACTTAATGGTGAGACGAAGGCCAAGTTTATCGTGAATGGAAAAGACCTATGGGTTCTATTATATGTGTAG